The Parus major isolate Abel chromosome Z, Parus_major1.1, whole genome shotgun sequence genome has a window encoding:
- the MACIR gene encoding UNC119-binding protein C5orf30 homolog isoform X4 — MFFQSCLCTFTGRMSLSSCGAVLSGLQKERSFVFKMEVDVNGESRTALSTLPVPLAEVSSAARMEAERPRCSSTPCSPLRQTVAGYQILHMDSNYLVGFATGEELLKLAHKCTGSEENKGESGPNLGSKHIDSGLPRSSRLYKTRSRYSQPYEIPAVNGRRRRRMPSSGDKYSKALPYEPYKALHGPLPLRLLKGRGLQKNKAVTLFCCKTSNQLLAFLSPVELINLELQPEGMSLKPFKNS, encoded by the exons ATGTTTTTCCAGTCCTGTCTCTGCACATTTACTGGAAGAATGTCTTTGAGCAGCTGTGGTGCTGTTTTGAGTGGTCTGCAGAAG gaGCGAAGCTTTGTGTTTAAAATGGAAGTTGATGTGAATGGAGAGTCCAGAACTGCCCTCTCCACCCTCCCTGTGCCTCTTGCAGAGGTGAGTTCTGCAGCCAGGATGGAAGCAGAAAGGCCACGCTGTTCCAGCACCCCCTGCTCACCATTACGGCAGACAGTTGCAGGATATCAGATCCTTCACATGGATTCTAACTACCTGGTTGGCTTTGCAACTGGAGAGGAGCTGCTAAAACTAGCTCATAAGTGTACAGGAAGTGAGGAGAATAAAGGAGAATCTGGTCCTAACTTGGGCTCCAAACATATTGATTCAGGACTTCCACGTTCCTCGCGTTTGTACAAAACTAGAAGTAGGTACTCCCAGCCATATGAGATCCCAGCAGTAAATGGAAGGAGGAGGAGACGGATGCCCAGCTCAGGGGATAAATACAGTAAAGCTTTACCATATGAACCTTACAAGGCACTTCATGGTCCCCTGCCTCTCCGCCTTTTGAAAG GACGTggacttcagaaaaataaagctgtgacACTATTTTGCTGTAAAACCTCCAATCAGCTGCTTGCATTCCTGTCTCCTGTGGAGTTGATTAATTTAGAACTTCAGCCAGAAG
- the MACIR gene encoding UNC119-binding protein C5orf30 homolog isoform X3, with protein MFFQSCLCTFTGRMSLSSCGAVLSGLQKERSFVFKMEVDVNGESRTALSTLPVPLAEVSSAARMEAERPRCSSTPCSPLRQTVAGYQILHMDSNYLVGFATGEELLKLAHKCTGSEENKGESGPNLGSKHIDSGLPRSSRLYKTRSRYSQPYEIPAVNGRRRRRMPSSGDKYSKALPYEPYKALHGPLPLRLLKGKRSHSKSLDYLNLDKMNIKEPPDTEVLQYQLQHLTLRGDRMFARNST; from the exons ATGTTTTTCCAGTCCTGTCTCTGCACATTTACTGGAAGAATGTCTTTGAGCAGCTGTGGTGCTGTTTTGAGTGGTCTGCAGAAG gaGCGAAGCTTTGTGTTTAAAATGGAAGTTGATGTGAATGGAGAGTCCAGAACTGCCCTCTCCACCCTCCCTGTGCCTCTTGCAGAGGTGAGTTCTGCAGCCAGGATGGAAGCAGAAAGGCCACGCTGTTCCAGCACCCCCTGCTCACCATTACGGCAGACAGTTGCAGGATATCAGATCCTTCACATGGATTCTAACTACCTGGTTGGCTTTGCAACTGGAGAGGAGCTGCTAAAACTAGCTCATAAGTGTACAGGAAGTGAGGAGAATAAAGGAGAATCTGGTCCTAACTTGGGCTCCAAACATATTGATTCAGGACTTCCACGTTCCTCGCGTTTGTACAAAACTAGAAGTAGGTACTCCCAGCCATATGAGATCCCAGCAGTAAATGGAAGGAGGAGGAGACGGATGCCCAGCTCAGGGGATAAATACAGTAAAGCTTTACCATATGAACCTTACAAGGCACTTCATGGTCCCCTGCCTCTCCGCCTTTTGAAAGGTAAAAGGTCTCATTCAAAATCACTGGACTACCTCAATTTAGACAAAATGAACATTAAGGAACCTCCTGACACAGAAGTGCTACAATACCAGCTCCAACACCTTACTCTTAGAGGGGATCGTATGTTTGCAAGGAATAGCACATGA
- the MACIR gene encoding UNC119-binding protein C5orf30 homolog isoform X7 — protein sequence MFFQSCLCTFTGRMSLSSCGAVLSGLQKERSFVFKMEVDVNGESRTALSTLPVPLAEVSSAARMEAERPRCSSTPCSPLRQTVAGYQILHMDSNYLVGFATGEELLKLAHKCTGSEENKGESGPNLGSKHIDSGLPRSSRLYKTRSRYSQPYEIPAVNGRRRRRMPSSGDKYSKALPYEPYKALHGPLPLRLLKGAVFC from the exons ATGTTTTTCCAGTCCTGTCTCTGCACATTTACTGGAAGAATGTCTTTGAGCAGCTGTGGTGCTGTTTTGAGTGGTCTGCAGAAG gaGCGAAGCTTTGTGTTTAAAATGGAAGTTGATGTGAATGGAGAGTCCAGAACTGCCCTCTCCACCCTCCCTGTGCCTCTTGCAGAGGTGAGTTCTGCAGCCAGGATGGAAGCAGAAAGGCCACGCTGTTCCAGCACCCCCTGCTCACCATTACGGCAGACAGTTGCAGGATATCAGATCCTTCACATGGATTCTAACTACCTGGTTGGCTTTGCAACTGGAGAGGAGCTGCTAAAACTAGCTCATAAGTGTACAGGAAGTGAGGAGAATAAAGGAGAATCTGGTCCTAACTTGGGCTCCAAACATATTGATTCAGGACTTCCACGTTCCTCGCGTTTGTACAAAACTAGAAGTAGGTACTCCCAGCCATATGAGATCCCAGCAGTAAATGGAAGGAGGAGGAGACGGATGCCCAGCTCAGGGGATAAATACAGTAAAGCTTTACCATATGAACCTTACAAGGCACTTCATGGTCCCCTGCCTCTCCGCCTTTTGAAAG gtgCAGTCTTTTGCTGA
- the MACIR gene encoding UNC119-binding protein C5orf30 homolog isoform X2 codes for MFFQSCLCTFTGRMSLSSCGAVLSGLQKERSFVFKMEVDVNGESRTALSTLPVPLAEVSSAARMEAERPRCSSTPCSPLRQTVAGYQILHMDSNYLVGFATGEELLKLAHKCTGSEENKGESGPNLGSKHIDSGLPRSSRLYKTRSRYSQPYEIPAVNGRRRRRMPSSGDKYSKALPYEPYKALHGPLPLRLLKGRGLQKNKAVTLFCCKTSNQLLAFLSPVELINLELQPEDGTLWVLLSSLAT; via the exons ATGTTTTTCCAGTCCTGTCTCTGCACATTTACTGGAAGAATGTCTTTGAGCAGCTGTGGTGCTGTTTTGAGTGGTCTGCAGAAG gaGCGAAGCTTTGTGTTTAAAATGGAAGTTGATGTGAATGGAGAGTCCAGAACTGCCCTCTCCACCCTCCCTGTGCCTCTTGCAGAGGTGAGTTCTGCAGCCAGGATGGAAGCAGAAAGGCCACGCTGTTCCAGCACCCCCTGCTCACCATTACGGCAGACAGTTGCAGGATATCAGATCCTTCACATGGATTCTAACTACCTGGTTGGCTTTGCAACTGGAGAGGAGCTGCTAAAACTAGCTCATAAGTGTACAGGAAGTGAGGAGAATAAAGGAGAATCTGGTCCTAACTTGGGCTCCAAACATATTGATTCAGGACTTCCACGTTCCTCGCGTTTGTACAAAACTAGAAGTAGGTACTCCCAGCCATATGAGATCCCAGCAGTAAATGGAAGGAGGAGGAGACGGATGCCCAGCTCAGGGGATAAATACAGTAAAGCTTTACCATATGAACCTTACAAGGCACTTCATGGTCCCCTGCCTCTCCGCCTTTTGAAAG GACGTggacttcagaaaaataaagctgtgacACTATTTTGCTGTAAAACCTCCAATCAGCTGCTTGCATTCCTGTCTCCTGTGGAGTTGATTAATTTAGAACTTCAGCCAGAAG ATGGGaccctgtgggtgctgctgagcTCACTCGCAACCTGA
- the MACIR gene encoding UNC119-binding protein C5orf30 homolog isoform X5 — protein MFFQSCLCTFTGRMSLSSCGAVLSGLQKERSFVFKMEVDVNGESRTALSTLPVPLAEVSSAARMEAERPRCSSTPCSPLRQTVAGYQILHMDSNYLVGFATGEELLKLAHKCTGSEENKGESGPNLGSKHIDSGLPRSSRLYKTRSRYSQPYEIPAVNGRRRRRMPSSGDKYSKALPYEPYKALHGPLPLRLLKGRGLQKNKAVTLFCCKTSNQLLAFLSPVELINLELQPEAS, from the exons ATGTTTTTCCAGTCCTGTCTCTGCACATTTACTGGAAGAATGTCTTTGAGCAGCTGTGGTGCTGTTTTGAGTGGTCTGCAGAAG gaGCGAAGCTTTGTGTTTAAAATGGAAGTTGATGTGAATGGAGAGTCCAGAACTGCCCTCTCCACCCTCCCTGTGCCTCTTGCAGAGGTGAGTTCTGCAGCCAGGATGGAAGCAGAAAGGCCACGCTGTTCCAGCACCCCCTGCTCACCATTACGGCAGACAGTTGCAGGATATCAGATCCTTCACATGGATTCTAACTACCTGGTTGGCTTTGCAACTGGAGAGGAGCTGCTAAAACTAGCTCATAAGTGTACAGGAAGTGAGGAGAATAAAGGAGAATCTGGTCCTAACTTGGGCTCCAAACATATTGATTCAGGACTTCCACGTTCCTCGCGTTTGTACAAAACTAGAAGTAGGTACTCCCAGCCATATGAGATCCCAGCAGTAAATGGAAGGAGGAGGAGACGGATGCCCAGCTCAGGGGATAAATACAGTAAAGCTTTACCATATGAACCTTACAAGGCACTTCATGGTCCCCTGCCTCTCCGCCTTTTGAAAG GACGTggacttcagaaaaataaagctgtgacACTATTTTGCTGTAAAACCTCCAATCAGCTGCTTGCATTCCTGTCTCCTGTGGAGTTGATTAATTTAGAACTTCAGCCAGAAG
- the MACIR gene encoding UNC119-binding protein C5orf30 homolog isoform X1: MFFQSCLCTFTGRMSLSSCGAVLSGLQKERSFVFKMEVDVNGESRTALSTLPVPLAEVSSAARMEAERPRCSSTPCSPLRQTVAGYQILHMDSNYLVGFATGEELLKLAHKCTGSEENKGESGPNLGSKHIDSGLPRSSRLYKTRSRYSQPYEIPAVNGRRRRRMPSSGDKYSKALPYEPYKALHGPLPLRLLKGRGLQKNKAVTLFCCKTSNQLLAFLSPVELINLELQPEAKHDECSTPTLTNRRREAFTDRASFMSARYFEF, encoded by the exons ATGTTTTTCCAGTCCTGTCTCTGCACATTTACTGGAAGAATGTCTTTGAGCAGCTGTGGTGCTGTTTTGAGTGGTCTGCAGAAG gaGCGAAGCTTTGTGTTTAAAATGGAAGTTGATGTGAATGGAGAGTCCAGAACTGCCCTCTCCACCCTCCCTGTGCCTCTTGCAGAGGTGAGTTCTGCAGCCAGGATGGAAGCAGAAAGGCCACGCTGTTCCAGCACCCCCTGCTCACCATTACGGCAGACAGTTGCAGGATATCAGATCCTTCACATGGATTCTAACTACCTGGTTGGCTTTGCAACTGGAGAGGAGCTGCTAAAACTAGCTCATAAGTGTACAGGAAGTGAGGAGAATAAAGGAGAATCTGGTCCTAACTTGGGCTCCAAACATATTGATTCAGGACTTCCACGTTCCTCGCGTTTGTACAAAACTAGAAGTAGGTACTCCCAGCCATATGAGATCCCAGCAGTAAATGGAAGGAGGAGGAGACGGATGCCCAGCTCAGGGGATAAATACAGTAAAGCTTTACCATATGAACCTTACAAGGCACTTCATGGTCCCCTGCCTCTCCGCCTTTTGAAAG GACGTggacttcagaaaaataaagctgtgacACTATTTTGCTGTAAAACCTCCAATCAGCTGCTTGCATTCCTGTCTCCTGTGGAGTTGATTAATTTAGAACTTCAGCCAGAAG CAAAACATGATGAGTGTTCAACCCCTACTTTAACTAATAGAAGGAGAGAGGCTTTCACAGATAGAGCCTCATTTATGTCTGCaagatattttgaattttag
- the MACIR gene encoding UNC119-binding protein C5orf30 homolog isoform X6, whose translation MFFQSCLCTFTGRMSLSSCGAVLSGLQKERSFVFKMEVDVNGESRTALSTLPVPLAEVSSAARMEAERPRCSSTPCSPLRQTVAGYQILHMDSNYLVGFATGEELLKLAHKCTGSEENKGESGPNLGSKHIDSGLPRSSRLYKTRSRYSQPYEIPAVNGRRRRRMPSSGDKYSKALPYEPYKALHGPLPLRLLKVAEGVNFNISLEIWKFDLKH comes from the exons ATGTTTTTCCAGTCCTGTCTCTGCACATTTACTGGAAGAATGTCTTTGAGCAGCTGTGGTGCTGTTTTGAGTGGTCTGCAGAAG gaGCGAAGCTTTGTGTTTAAAATGGAAGTTGATGTGAATGGAGAGTCCAGAACTGCCCTCTCCACCCTCCCTGTGCCTCTTGCAGAGGTGAGTTCTGCAGCCAGGATGGAAGCAGAAAGGCCACGCTGTTCCAGCACCCCCTGCTCACCATTACGGCAGACAGTTGCAGGATATCAGATCCTTCACATGGATTCTAACTACCTGGTTGGCTTTGCAACTGGAGAGGAGCTGCTAAAACTAGCTCATAAGTGTACAGGAAGTGAGGAGAATAAAGGAGAATCTGGTCCTAACTTGGGCTCCAAACATATTGATTCAGGACTTCCACGTTCCTCGCGTTTGTACAAAACTAGAAGTAGGTACTCCCAGCCATATGAGATCCCAGCAGTAAATGGAAGGAGGAGGAGACGGATGCCCAGCTCAGGGGATAAATACAGTAAAGCTTTACCATATGAACCTTACAAGGCACTTCATGGTCCCCTGCCTCTCCGCCTTTTGAAAG TAGCAGAAGGTGTCAACTTCAACATATCTTTGGAAATTTGGAAATTTGACTTGAAGCACTGA